From a single Miscanthus floridulus cultivar M001 chromosome 8, ASM1932011v1, whole genome shotgun sequence genomic region:
- the LOC136472265 gene encoding uncharacterized protein produces the protein MAAAAEVRYGIVGVGMMGREHLHNLAHLAAEVERVQSIRVRVTGLADPHQESLRLGLELAAELSLPAPQTFSGHRELLDSGLCDVIIVSSPNMTHYEILMDIIGHREPHHILVEKPLCTTVQDCKKVIEAAKQRPDILVQVGLEYRYMPPVAKLIDIVKRGTLGQVRMVAIREHRFPFLVKVNNWNRFNCNSGGTLVEKCCHFFDLMRLFAAANPVRVMASGAIDVNHKDEVYDGKVPDIIDNAYVIVEFDNGSRGMLDLCMFAEGSRNEQEICVVGDIGKGETFVPESIVRFGKRTEGRDGVVTIMAEDERIKYQGLHHGSSYLEHLNFLSAIKAQGASGPSVNLSDGLLSVAIGVAGQLSIEQGRFVTMEEVLGL, from the exons atggcggcggcggcggaggtgaggTACGGGATAGTCGGGGTGGGGATGATGGGGCGGGAGCACCTCCACAACCTCGCCCACCTCGCCGCCGAGGTCGAGCGGGTGCAGTCCATCCGGGTCCGGGTCACCGGCCTCGCCGACCCACACCAGGAGTCGCTCCGCCTCGGCCTGGAGCTTGCCGCCGAGCTCAGCCTCCCGGCTCCCCAG ACCTTTTCAGGTCACCGCGAGCTGCTGGACAGCGGGCTCTGTGACGTCATCATCGTATCGTCCCCAAACATGACCCACTACGAGATACTCATGGACATCATCGGCCACCGCGAACCGCACCACATCCTTGTCGAGAAGCCCTTGTGCACCACTGTGCAGGATTGCAAGAAG GTCATTGAAGCAGCTAAACAGAGACCAGACATACTTGTGCAAGTTGGATTAGAATACAGGTATATGCCACCAGTTGCTAAGCTGATAGACATCGTTAAGAGAGGCACACTAGGACAAGTCAGAATGGTGGCAATACGCGAACACCGTTTTCCTTTCCTTGTTAAG GTGAACAACTGGAATAGATTCAATTGTAACAGTGGGGGAACTCTAGTAGAGAAGTGCTGCCACTTCTTTGATTTGATGAGACTGTTTGCAGCTGCAAATCCAGTTCGTGTGATGGCTTCTGGGGCCATTGATGTTAACCATAAGGATGAAGTGTATGATGGAAAG GTACCAGATATTATTGATAATGCATATGTGATAGTAGAGTTTGATAATGGCTCTCGTGGCATGCTTGATCTCTGCATGTTTGCTGAAGGAAGTAGAAACGAGCAAGAAATTTGTGTGGTTGGTGACATTGGGAAG GGTGAAACTTTTGTTCCAGAGAGCATTGTCAGGTTTGGAAAGAGAACAGAAGGCAGAGATGGAGTTGTAACAATAATGGCGGAAGATGAGCGGATCAA GTATCAAGGTCTTCATCATGGATCCAGCTACTTGGAACACCTCAATTTCTTGTCTGCTATAAAGGCTCAAGGTGCATCTGGACCATCTGTCAACTTAAGTGACGGCCTACTATCTGTTGCCATCGGTGTGGCTGGGCAATTATCAATCGAGCAGGGCCGATTTGTAACCATGGAAGAGGTCTTAGGTTTGTAA